The following proteins are co-located in the Osmia bicornis bicornis unplaced genomic scaffold, iOsmBic2.1, whole genome shotgun sequence genome:
- the LOC114881174 gene encoding uncharacterized protein LOC114881174 isoform X1, whose product MERKQGQTIRSEARNIIRHIIRKCDEESRKNEMTYLLPQATLRASYYTGVSVKTICRIRKEDAECDENEPLPTPGAKRPRGEDKKFYCSLEDQATIRSIIYDFYVTKKIMPTGPKLLTAIRQLIDFPWELHSLYRLLRRMGFEWRKSSNSIKRVLVERPSIVACRSKYLKAIEYYRKQNRPIIYIDETWVDDLCFHKCLHSKETLEMVNTTSSSERLVVVHAGWKEGFIKGAELIFKTHITTGDPEGLMTAENFEKWIVEKLLPNIPPKSVVVMDNVPYHSAQLNKPPTKYSKKADMVRWLVENNIPHTQDMRKYQLLELIEKSKKCRKTFKVDEMLKLHDHNALRLPPYMYYELNPIDLAWTQIKRKLREKNLFVLSSDDLETFTVEAINEVTQTDWQNFCEHIEKLEEEYWQKDGLVEDITDSLELQPGGSDDSDSDESTDFED is encoded by the coding sequence ATGGAACGTAAACAAGGCCAGACTATCCGTAGTGAGGCGAGAAACATAATCCGACATATTATAAGAAAGTGCGATGAAGAATCacgtaaaaatgaaatgacTTATTTACTCCCGCAAGCGACTCTCCGTGCGTCGTATTATACTGGAGTATCCGTTAAAACTATTTGTCGGATCCGGAAAGAGGATGCAGAGTGTGACGAAAATGAACCGCTACCAACACCAGGAGCGAAACGCCCAAGAGgagaagataaaaaattttattgttcGCTCGAGGACCAAGCAACGATTAGAAGTATTATTTACGATTTTTACGTGACGAAAAAAATTATGCCAACGGGGCCTAAATTGTTGACGGCCATTCGTCAGCTCATCGATTTTCCATGGGAATTACATAGTCTTTATAGATTACTCAGGCGTATGGGCTTTGAGTGGAGAAAGTCATCTAATAGTATTAAAAGAGTATTGGTTGAAAGGCCGAGTATCGTAGCCTGTAGATCTAAATATCTGAAAGCCATAGAATATTATCGAAAGCAAAACAGACCTATAATTTACATCGATGAAACATGGGTCGATGATTTATGTTTTCATAAGTGTTTGCACAGTAAAGAGACGTTAGAAATGGTAAATACCACCAGTTCATCGGAGAGGTTAGTTGTTGTTCACGCCGGATGGAAGGAAGGTTTTATCAAAGGGGCGGAATTAATCTTCAAAACCCATATAACAACTGGCGATCCCGAGGGACTTATGACTGcggaaaatttcgaaaaatggattgttgaaaaattattaccGAATATTCCGCCAAAGTCTGTTGTGGTTATGGACAACGTTCCCTACCATTCAGCTCAACTGAACAAACCACCCACAAAATATTCCAAGAAAGCAGATATGGTTCGTTGGTTGgtggaaaataatatcccCCACACACAAGATATGAGAAAATACCAGTTGCTTGAACTGATAGAAAAAAGCAAGAAATGTAGGAAAACTTTTAAAGTCGACGAAATGCTGAAACTACACGATCACAATGCGTTACGATTACCACCGTATATGTATTATGAACTAAATCCTATTGATTTAGCTTGGACccaaataaaaagaaaattacgtGAAAAGAATCTGTTCGTTTTATCAAGCGATGATCTGGAAACGTTTACCGTCGAGGCAATCAACGAAGTAACACAAACTGACTGGCAAAATTTCTGCGAACATATAGAGAAACTTGAGGAAGAGTATTGGCAGAAAGATGGATTAGTAGAGGACATTACAGATAGTTTAGAATTACAACCTGGTGGCTCAGACGACAGTGATTCTGACGAGAGCACAGATTTTGAAGATTAA
- the LOC114881174 gene encoding uncharacterized protein LOC114881174 isoform X2, producing the protein MLLFIQRSTKGSRSCMICVSINALEPEPEALMGKLSGYAITTAIQQLNSTRCRKEMEEYRDAVNHRVLWSLKMLDISGQSSSGFVFGSNYWTGNRQRCTQPSQKRFLLISDKHIRNNSIYRNPPEEFPPFELNFFSAHVRHSSTICTISRGVLGFCLPASCGENEVGTILTKMFDDRLLLIGQLYSTEFKLIRIFNLKDDHTWLLSGKMITILYVNAIRGRRVLFEIIKY; encoded by the exons ATGCTTCTCTTCATAC AAAGGAGTACAAAAGGATCAAGATCATGTATGATATGTGTGTCGATTAATGCACTCGAACCAGAGCCAGAAGCGCTGATGGGAAAGTTATCTGGTTATGCGATTACCACCGCAATACAACAACTAAATTCGACCAGATGCCGAAAGGAAATGGAGGAATACCGTGATGCAGTGAATCATCGTGTATTGTGGAGTCTGAAAA TGCTGGATATAAGCGGACAGTCGTCGTCTGGATTCGTCTTCGGTAGCAACTACTGGACGGGAAACAGGCAACGGTGCACTCAACCTAGCCAGAAGCGATTTTTACTAATATCAGACAAGCATATAAGAAACAATTCCATCTATCGTAATCCACCTGAAGAATTCCCACCATTTGAACTGAACTTCTTTAGCGCTCATGTCCGGCATAGTAGCACTATATGTACAATATCTCGTGGAG TGCTCGGATTTTGTCTACCTGCGTCCTGCGGCGAAAACGAAGTAGGCACAATACTAACGAAAATGTTCGACGATAGACTTCTTCTAATCGGACAACTCTATTCGACAGAGTTTAAGTTGATCAGAATCTTCAACTTGAAAGACGATCATACGTGGCTTCTCAGCGGGAAGATGATAACCATCCTGTATGTAAACGCGATAAGAGGTCGACGGGttctatttgaaataattaaatactgA
- the LOC114881228 gene encoding KRAB-A domain-containing protein 2-like produces the protein MKKKFFANLFSEDSKYNSILMTKRKYDSIIEDVKRIKVTKKKGSSRDYRIIQRYDVLTVQGCEKLIEPLSDAREGVKTFVYAEELFDILYSTHLSIGHGGRDRMIKQLNTLYKNITQAQIKMFLDLCKPCQQKQKSTKKGIVVKPIISSHFNSRCQVDLIDYQSQPDGKFKFLLVYQDHLTKFVVLKSLTSKRPDEVTNNLLDIFLLFGAPSILHSDNGREFCNKILECVTQLWPEIKMVNGKPRHSQSQGSVEQANQDIENMLTTWMADNQTNKWSEGVRFVQFMKNRAYHSAIKTSPYEAMFGCTAKVGLSSSIIPQSVLHSINTEEDLEKLEDLQETVIMESQSSLTQEDIPLSPASTELPCTSKESP, from the coding sequence atgaagaaaaaattcTTCGCAAACCTCTTTAGCGAAGATTCAAAATATAATAGTATTTTAATGACAAAACGAAAGTATGATTCCATAATTGAAGATGTAAAGAGAATAAAAGTTACCAAGAAGAAAGGATCATCTCGAGATTATCGAATAATTCAAAGGTATGATGTGTTAACTGTACAAGGCTGTGAAAAACTCATTGAGCCGTTATCAGATGCGCGAGAAGGTGTGAAAACATTTGTCTATGCCGAAGAATTATTTGATATATTGTATTCTACTCATTTGTCAATTGGCCACGGTGGAAGAGACAGAATGATTAAGCAATTAAATACACTTTATAAAAACATAACCCAAgcacaaataaaaatgtttttggATTTATGCAAACCTTGtcaacaaaaacaaaaaagtaCGAAAAAAGGGATTGTTGTAAAGCCGATTATTTCATCGCATTTCAATAGCAGATGCCAGGTGGATCTCATCGATTATCAATCTCAACCAGATGGAAAGTTTAAGTTTCTTCTCGTATATCAAGACCACttaacaaaatttgttgtatTAAAGTCGCTCACATCAAAACGGCCGGATGAAGTAACCAACAACTTGcttgatatttttcttctttttggcGCTCCAAGCATTTTGCATTCTGATAACGGACGcgaattttgcaataaaatcTTAGAATGTGTAACACAGTTGTGGCcagaaattaaaatggttAATGGCAAACCTAGACACAGCCAAAGTCAAGGAAGTGTAGAACAAGCGAACCAAGACATTGAAAACATGCTCACTACTTGGATGGCTGATAACCAAACTAACAAGTGGAGTGAGGGTGTACGATTTGTACAATTCATGAAGAATCGTGCCTATCATTCTGCAATTAAAACAAGTCCATACGAAGCCATGTTCGGTTGTACCGCAAAAGTGGGATTGTCTTCTTCCATTATACCACAAAGTGTATTACATTCGATAAATACTGAAGAAGACCTTGAAAAATTAGAAGATTTACAAGAAACTGTGATTATGGAATCACAGTCAAGTCTTACTCAAGAGGACATTCCGTTATCCCCTGCTTCTACAGAATTACCCTGTACTTCCAAGGAATCACCTTGA